Proteins from a genomic interval of Peromyscus leucopus breed LL Stock chromosome 12, UCI_PerLeu_2.1, whole genome shotgun sequence:
- the Pou1f1 gene encoding pituitary-specific positive transcription factor 1 isoform X2, giving the protein MSCQSFTSADTFVPLSADASAALPLIMHPSAAECLPVSNHATNVMSTATGLHYSVPSCHYGNQPSTYGVMAGSLTPCLYKFPDHTLSHGFTPLHQPLLAEDPTASEFKQELRRKSKLVEEPIDMDSPEIRELEQFANEFKVRRIKLGYTQTNVGEALAAVHGSEFSQTTICRFENLQLSFKNACKLKAILSKWLEEAEQVGALYSEKVGANERKRKRRTTISIAAKDALERHFGQQNKPSSQEIMRMAEELNLEKEVVRVWFCNRRQREKRVKTSLNQSLFSISKEHLECR; this is encoded by the exons ATGAGTTGCCAATCTTTTACTTCGGCTGATACCTTTGTACCTCTGAGTGCTGATGCCTCTGCAGCGCTGCCTCTGATAATGCACCCCAGTGCTGCTGAGTGTCTCCCAGTCTCCAATCATGCCACCAACGTGATGTCTACAG CGACAGGACTTCATTATTCTGTGCCTTCCTGTCATTATGGAAATCAGCCATCCACCTATGGAGTGATGgcag GCAGTTTAACCCCTTGTCTTTACAAGTTTCCAGATCACACCTTGAGTCATGGGTTTACTCCCCTGCACCAGCCTCTCCTGGCAGAGGACCCTACAGCCTCTGAATTCAAGCAGGAACTCAGGCGGAAAAGTAAATTGGTTGAAGAGCCAATAGACATGGATTCCCCAGAAATCCGAGAACTTGAGCAATTTGCCAATGAATTTAAAGTGAGAAGAATCAAGTTAG GATACACCCAGACAAACGTGGGCGAAGCTTTGGCTGCTGTGCATGGCTCTGAATTCAGTCAAACAACCATCTGCCGATTTGAAAACCTGCAGCTCAGTTTCAAAAATGCATGTAAACTGAAAGCAATACTATCCAAGTGGCTGGAGGAAGCCGAGCAAGTTGGAG CTTTGTACAGTGAAAAGGTGGGAGCGAATGAGAGGAAACGGAAACGGAGAACAACAATCAG TATTGCAGCTAAGGATGCTTTGGAGAGGCACTTTGGGCAGCAGAACAAGCCTTCCTCACAGGAGATCATGCGGATGGCCGAAGAACTGAATCTCGAGAAAGAAGTCGTAAGAGTTTGGTTTTGCAACCGAAGGCAGCGGGAAAAACGGGTGAAAACCAGTCTGAACCAAAGTCTCTTCTCTATTTCGAAGGAGCATCTTGAGTGCCGataa
- the Pou1f1 gene encoding pituitary-specific positive transcription factor 1 isoform X1, protein MSCQSFTSADTFVPLSADASAALPLIMHPSAAECLPVSNHATNVMSTVPSILSLIQTPKCLHTYFSMTTMGNAATGLHYSVPSCHYGNQPSTYGVMAGSLTPCLYKFPDHTLSHGFTPLHQPLLAEDPTASEFKQELRRKSKLVEEPIDMDSPEIRELEQFANEFKVRRIKLGYTQTNVGEALAAVHGSEFSQTTICRFENLQLSFKNACKLKAILSKWLEEAEQVGALYSEKVGANERKRKRRTTISIAAKDALERHFGQQNKPSSQEIMRMAEELNLEKEVVRVWFCNRRQREKRVKTSLNQSLFSISKEHLECR, encoded by the exons ATGAGTTGCCAATCTTTTACTTCGGCTGATACCTTTGTACCTCTGAGTGCTGATGCCTCTGCAGCGCTGCCTCTGATAATGCACCCCAGTGCTGCTGAGTGTCTCCCAGTCTCCAATCATGCCACCAACGTGATGTCTACAG TCCCGTCTATTTTGTCTTTGATCCAAACTCCTAAATGTTTGCACACGTATTTCTCGATGACAACTATGGGAAACGCAGCGACAGGACTTCATTATTCTGTGCCTTCCTGTCATTATGGAAATCAGCCATCCACCTATGGAGTGATGgcag GCAGTTTAACCCCTTGTCTTTACAAGTTTCCAGATCACACCTTGAGTCATGGGTTTACTCCCCTGCACCAGCCTCTCCTGGCAGAGGACCCTACAGCCTCTGAATTCAAGCAGGAACTCAGGCGGAAAAGTAAATTGGTTGAAGAGCCAATAGACATGGATTCCCCAGAAATCCGAGAACTTGAGCAATTTGCCAATGAATTTAAAGTGAGAAGAATCAAGTTAG GATACACCCAGACAAACGTGGGCGAAGCTTTGGCTGCTGTGCATGGCTCTGAATTCAGTCAAACAACCATCTGCCGATTTGAAAACCTGCAGCTCAGTTTCAAAAATGCATGTAAACTGAAAGCAATACTATCCAAGTGGCTGGAGGAAGCCGAGCAAGTTGGAG CTTTGTACAGTGAAAAGGTGGGAGCGAATGAGAGGAAACGGAAACGGAGAACAACAATCAG TATTGCAGCTAAGGATGCTTTGGAGAGGCACTTTGGGCAGCAGAACAAGCCTTCCTCACAGGAGATCATGCGGATGGCCGAAGAACTGAATCTCGAGAAAGAAGTCGTAAGAGTTTGGTTTTGCAACCGAAGGCAGCGGGAAAAACGGGTGAAAACCAGTCTGAACCAAAGTCTCTTCTCTATTTCGAAGGAGCATCTTGAGTGCCGataa